The following nucleotide sequence is from Solanum dulcamara chromosome 7, daSolDulc1.2, whole genome shotgun sequence.
AAAGCCTAAGCCGGTGGATCTCCGAAATAAGTACTTggacctacgggcatgaaacgcatcccccccaagaaaagggggtcagtacgatatatgtactgagtatataaagcatatcatttcataaacgaaatcacatctgaagtagagatcCAGGAAACAAATATGATACTCAATAAGGCACTGTACCTGTGTCCTATGAGACAAATCGTACACATTgttatcatatatcgtacctagcCAATTATGGGGCTCGGGGCCATAATCGTATATCATACCTCAACACcacattattatattatatcattgcatacatataccgtacccatccctttatgggactcggtgtcatcacatcatcatataccgtacctggccctttatgggactcggtgtcataattatcatataccgtacccggccttttatggaactcggtgtcataatcatcctaTTATCATCTGAGATTCAATAAAATGATCACACTGGACTATCCTTTGAGGTTCAGAATGGTACTTATCCCAAGTGCCCTCTAAGTGTCATTAGGGGTCGTATCAACtagagtctcaggaatcataggcATTTATCAAGTAATGCCAAATGGCTTATGAAATTAGAGGCATTGGTCgtcatagagtccttaggaataggaacttatCAAAGTAAGAACATGAGTCACTATAGCATTTGTAAGCATATAGACTTCCACACGCCAATTCATATTTTACAtacagaaggctcgagggtagtagctaaACTACCATAAGAGCCCTAACATCAGAAAATGAGTAAGAGACAAGAACCCTATTCAGAACTTAAGAATGAGATTACCCCATCTTGTATACATATCACTTACTTTTAGGATATGCCAAACGAGAAGAGAGGATagtttacatacttactactttccatcacatagaagccttgagaggcaataactcaactagtataagAGTTCTactatcgagaagtgaataagacttatggaccatacttggagttttaagAATATAATTACTCCTAAATTTCATACACATCTCATACTTGTGCTAAGACATACCAAGAAAAAGGagttagcttcacatacttactaccctccatcatatagaaggcttgagagccgtagctccattattatggaagttctaacattaggaagttggtaagactcataaatcttgctcggagctttatggatgggatacTCCCCAAAGCTTGCATCATGTGGTACTTATATCAAGACATGCCacaagaagagaaaggataaacttcacgtacttatgccaatgacatgccaagagaagagaaaggataagctttacatacttatgccaacgacatgccaagagaaagaaatatagctttacatacttatgccaaaaatatgccaagagaaagaagttagcttcacatacctcttacggattactcttaacacattcgcctcgtcgtctcttgaacctatttaacatgaaagtaatactagggttaatgacctttcatttTCCAGTTTCAAACTCTACAAccacgtatccataggaatcatttccttatccatttcccttgactagcttattactagctctaaagttaccgaaaattggacagcatctcccctataacttcaacatccccgagatttcaactcggcgaAAATATCAACAAACATACCATCAAAAACAACAagaagcatatttacaagtaaatcacttcaactttacacaatacaaactccaaataactcaCTTAaagctatgataccaaaatggagtttttttaacctttattttataaaatctttaacaatctgaaacggagggtcgtgtggctgaaaccagaagcacccacaccctttttaaaacaccttCCATCCCTACAACACGCAACCAAACCATTTGCAACCACAGCACCATAAttacaacacactactcgacttcgatttaacgctAGCAACTTTAATCTAGTTTGTTtataacgtcaagcatccttatgcaaattttcaacttcaagcctcatttaagacatgtaatataccccataacaacCTCATAAACATAAATTTTAAAGGGAAAGTCTTACCTATtccgaaactcaccaaaactcgccttagaagctcttctagcgcaactaaaacttcgtggctgtttgttgtccgtTTGGGgatgctacaaaccataaatttacattaataaaaccttcataccTTTGGggtataccccatataattaattcatggaacggaatcggagaacttacctttttctccttctaaaaccgtagctctttcttctctctagcttaagttcctcttctcttctttttgtttttctagaCTATTCTTGGATGAAGATGAGACTTATTGGATAAAGATGAActtaaagtcataaattatatatataggatactttaggaggtgacacatgtcaagccctcatagggccaatgcaccacctcctccacttaggggcttCCACATAgaaggtggggcccacccccttgtTGCAtctactgccacgtggcactctcccatgcttccatgtgtcgctctcttcttctccttgtgggttcataatgttgtcttactttacgaacctatgtaatccttgctacgtaaacTTGGTATGTACCtaagtagtttaagtatgtaagatttccaagttggtagcttatgtaagtagtcgagtcctatgactgattatttggtctccaacatCTTCCATATTCTTACGACTCTATTCcccatcttctctattatggggtatctcattccccgtttcttagagttgtttggtagcattatagattatctggctcacatggtaactcttaagagcttaagagttctgaaggagtcttaagaagctttaagaaactttaggaagccttaagaaacttaagaggcctacgatccttccaagaaacttaagatcctttcaagagacttaagaacctttcaagatacttatGAATGTGTTCCAAGgcacaaaagtacggggtgtaacacttttcttcttcataactcAACCCAACTTCCAATTTCTCTAATACTAACTTCAACTAAACAAGAACAAACTCAACCGAATGCAATAGACTCATTCGAGATAAAACCAAAACCACATAGATTCTTCAGAATTAGTCGACCAACAGACAAGAGGAGATGCTAAATAACTCCCAAGttgaattcttttttttatactCTAACTCAAAGACTTTTTAGTCATCATGGGTATACTACTCATCCCAAACCATAGCAACAATTCCCAGCACAACCTGAACACTGCCTAGATAGATATAAAGGAAAAACAGTCAGCTCTTGAACATCTAAGAGCGGCAAGAACTAAATAAGAAACTAAGCCTAGGGTGTAACCCTAAGGTTCTAACCCAATAACTCCCAAAACCAACAACTTGAGTCTGAAAATTATCTTCCAAAGCTGAAATGACCATTTCAAGGGAAAACCTAAATCCACAAGAGGAGAGCCACATCGAGACTAGCTCCAATGTCACTTTGCCACCAATTAAACTTCTAGAAGGAGAATCAATATGAGTTTTTAActcaaaatcaatgaaaattgaTGCCATAGGTCCATGTACCACTTTACGAGTGAAAATAAGAGTAAACTACTAATCGAGGAGAACATCTGGCCCCATAAATAGTTTATTAGCATATTAAACTTATCAAAAGTGacttcaaataaaaatgaaccaTGGCAACGTATACCACAAGGAATACTGCCAGTTAATCATAATGATACCCACGACTCTCGCACCTCTGAACAAGAAATCAAGAGATGATTCcacgaattactttgactcTATTCGGAGGCTAAATCATTTGAGAAATTCTATTCGCCCATGGAAGCCAAAATCTGAATTAGTCAAAGCACATCACTATAAAAGacccaaatcaacaatctgaAACTTTGAACCTTCGACACACCTGCTGTAGTTTAGCGGTACAACAAAGGCACTACGTGAAATCACCGAGATTGGAGGTAGTCTGGGTTGTAAGGTAAAAAAACATGTGACTGAAATTTTTGAGGTATATTGATTAACCACCTAAAAGCCGATAAGTCACAAGGGCACACCAAGGCAATTCAAAGAAATCGCGACTAATCAATATAAACGTTCTCGCTCCACAATCATTCCTTCCCTCTAATTGTTGGTCAGTCATAAGCATAAGAAGACCACCGTTTCCATGAACCCAATACAAACCTCTTCACATTACACTTCAAGTAAGAACATCGTTATACTtagaataaataaagaaaattctgATTTCTAGCTTTTCCAACTCACGCATAACCATCTGACAACTCATCACACAACCGGCTAAATCAATCACTTAACCATCAAAGTTAACATGAAGGGACAACCAGCCAAATATGAAGGGTCAACCCTAACTGTGCCACCTTAGGAACTAAGAATTTGAAATCAAAACAAGAGAGAATCAAAGAACAAAATCCACAGTAGACCATAAAGGCCACAACTACAGACACACCCTTCTCTCGGAAGTAACCTCACACCAGCTAAGCATATAAGGAAGGGCAATCTAGGAAGGGGAAAAATGGGCCAACTCAAGAAAGCCCTAGGATGGCTAAACAGGAATCCCCAAAGCAATCAACTAAACTCAACCTCTAAAACATATAACTCTACCATTACTACTACATTCAATAAAACCAATATGATcaactactaaaagaaatcacctagggaAGATAAAGACATACACATAGTTTCAAATAAAGTTATCATATCAAACAATAGGcaagtaataaaaataagaagacACGTCCACATAAGTCCAAGTAAAGTAACTACCAAATTCACAAGATGGATCTAACAAGACAAATAATCAATGTTGGGTATGAAGACCCCAACACCCAAGCATTACAAGCAAGGAAGGTCGTAGAAATAAAATTCACGCAAAATGGATTGATACTTGGAGCCTCGAGCCTTATCCTCTATCTAAATTGCAGAAGCATGGGATGGAATGCGCCTGGCCTAGGTCTGAAAACCTGAACCACTAACTATCACACTCAGGGAACCACCTCTAATTGACTATCCCTGGGCTCTATGGACTTGATCCTGTCAAGTATGTCGCCTGCGATGTGTGACTGTAGGACACTTCCTAGCTGGATGCCCAAACTCACCGCACGTATAATACTATCAAGTGTTGTGATTCTAGGCGGAGCGGAAAAATCAATCCATCAATATACCCCTGAATCAACTCTCTCTCAGTAGGAAACAAGGGGGCAATAGTCCGACCCACTCCAGATACTCAATCATATATTCATAAACCAGTTAAAAACCTGGCTGAGGACCAACAGATCCAACTCTACGATAAGAACCGCTCGATGTACCCAAAACAACTCCTGTATGTGGCGTATGCTCATCGAGACACTGAATCCCCAACGCTAGATCCAAAGAAGCTGAGGTGGTCATAGATACTGTCAAAGCCTGGGTAGTATGTGTTGATGCTCTGGCCATGTCCATTGAAAAGCTCATATTATCCATCTAAGGAGGAATGAATTCTAAGAAAGTATTTAGAGGTTGATCAAAGAAATTTCACACGATCATAattcaaaaatagagtttttctAAAATGCCCACACCAATCCGCTagactctactaggcacttGTTCTTATACCAACGATATTGGAGAatctaagctctgataccactctatcaTAGCCTGATTTCGCAAGTCATAatggcacctactatcaaccTACCAATATAAGCCTAACCTCACAGTCCGGAACCATAGGCAACAAAACATCACAAgcggaagaaaagaaaataaataataataataataataataacaataataagaataaaaataataacaataacaataataataatagtaacaacaataacaacaacaacaacaataacaataacaataacaataacaataacaataacaataacaataacaataacaataacaataataataacaataacaataacaataacaataacaataataataacaataacaataacaataataataacaataacaataataataacaataataataataacaacaacaacaacaataataataataatattaataataataacaacaacaacaacaataaaaataataacaataataataataataacaataataacaacaacaacaacaacaataataataataacaacaacaacaacaacaacaacaaaaataataataataacaataacaataacaataacaataacaataacaataacaataacaataacaataacaataacaataacaataacaataacaataacaataacaataacaataacaataacaataacaataacaataacaataacaataacaataataataataacaacaacaacaataacaataagaataacaacaacaacaacaacaacaacaataaaaataataacaataataataataataacaataataacaacaacaacaacaataataataataataataataataataataataacaataataacaataataagaataataacaataataataataacaataataataataataataataataataataataataataataataataataataagaataagaataagaataataagaataagaataagaataacaacaataataacaataagaataacaacaagaataacaacaacaacaacaacaacaacaacaacaacaataataataataataataataataataataataataataagaagaagaagaagaataagaataagaataagaataagaataagaataacaacaataataacaataagaataacaacaacaacaacaataataataataataataataacaataagaacaacaacaacaacaacaacaataataataataataataataataataacaataacaataacaataagaataacaacaacaacaacaacaacaacaacaacaacaacaacaataataataataataataataataataacaacaacaacaacaacaacaacaataataataataataacaataagaataacaacaacaacaataataataagaagaagaagaagaacaacaacaacaacaacaacaataataataataataataagaagaagaagaagaataataacaacaagaataataataataagaataataataataataataataataataataattataataataataagaagaagaagaagaagaagaagaagaagaataacaacaataataacaacaagaataacaacaacaacaacaacaataataataataataacaataagaataacaacaacaacaacaacaacaacaacaacaataataataataataataataataataacaataagaataacaacaacaacaacaacaataatcatcatcatcatcatcatcatcatcatcatcataataataataataataataataacaataataataataacaataataacaataacaataataacaataacaataacaataacaataataacaataagaataacaataataataaaaacaataataacaataataagaataaaaataataacaataataataacaataacaataacaataacaataacaataacaataacaataacaataacaataacaataacaataacaataacaataacaataacaataacaataacaataacaataataataataataacaataataataacaataataataacaacaataataataataataacaataacaataataacaatagcaataataacaataataacaataacaataagaataatatcaataataataacaataagaataataacaataataacaataggcttcctttttgaaaaaattggaCCAAATCTTGAAAAGAAGATATTATGTTGATTTTGTTGATAAAATGTTGAAATTTTATCACCTTCCTTTGATATATGTACTCTTCCTATGAGTTATTGGGGGAAAAAAAGAAAGTCTTGACAAAAGTTTTGCCTAGCCTTTGTTTTggattttcttgtttttcttgatTGTCTTTCACCACTATAagagattttcttatttttcttgattGTCTTTCACCATTATAAGACCCCCTCATTTGAATAAGGGGggagacaaaaaaaataagagaaaaacacAAAGAGTagagaaagaaaggaaaagaacaaaaaatatattttactttacaTTTCTTACACCTCAAacgaaaacaaaaaaataagaaaaattttcTTACATACTTTAATATTATTTTGCTTGTTCTCAACATTACAATTTAGATTTTATTTGTCTATTCTTCCTAACTGAAGATCAGGTTTGtcttaatcatttctttatatATGTGGGTCTATTATTTTAAATGTGTTCTTAgttttgtttgattgttttgttGGGATAAAAATTACATAATCATGTTATATCTCCAAATTATTCATACAccacttgtatttttcttgtgGTTTAGCAGaatttgaacttcaaagttcgAGACACGAAGAGTTCACCTGGGCAGGGAATCTGGAATTTTAttgttttactttaaatttttatttgtaatttgtattactttatttatttacttctCTATGCGGTtttgtaataattttataagtaaCTCTCtatacaaataataaaaaattgggGATAGACTAAGGGGAGGGGAACTAACGTGCTACctgcatttattttatttccaaCTCATGTGTTGTATGTATGTGTGCAAGATAAGTACGGCTAATTAGTGAAGGTTTGAATGTAACTATTAGAATCATGTTATCACCGTTATACCtagattaaatttatatttgggtttgaatattatttttcataggtATTTATTTATGTAATAGGAAAAATGGCCTAAAGTTACTATGCCAATAATTTTATCCTAGTATTGTCTTCTTGTATgttataaatatgaattttaaaatgatttgCCTAACTTGTATATGTTTACTTTTGGCTAGTTTAGAATAAAATCACCAACCCATATTATtagaataattatttaaataatcAAGTTTACATTGTCACACGTAtgttatttagaaatcatgGCTATAAGATTTAATTTCGAATATGTTAACCACATAGAAATCGTATCTAATGTAGTATGTTGTCAATCTATAAATCATAcctataatttaataaatatttcatcatttagaaatTATGCTTATAggatttaaataaatatttttcatgttattttatttgaagCATGCCTATAGTTTTAAATGATTGTTTTAGCATATTATGTTATCTAAAAATCAGGGCTATAGGATTTAAATAAATGTTTGTCATGTTGTTTTGCTTTGGATCATACCTATATCTTTAGAGAACTGTTTAGCATGCTATATTAAAGAAACTATGTTTATAATAGTTTTTTAGCATGTTAAAATTAGATTAACACGTTCTAGCATGTTATTAGGGTATAGCAATCACGTATATAGGCTTTAactaatattttgatatatcattatattcataaaatctcataattttcagcatcttaattaattagaaatcatgcctataggacTTTAATAAGTTTTTCCTCCTATTATTATGTGGAAGTCGTGCctacaaaattttcattttcaacATGTTACATTGTCTAAAAAATTATGTTCATAGGCTTTAATAATAATTCTCATCTTGTTAATTGgtatagaaatcatgcttttaGTATTTTAATAAGTGTTTGTTTTAATACACACAGAAAACAtgcttataaaattttaataagttttcattcttttatttctattagAGATTTTGCCTATAGAACTTTAATAAACTAACTATTTATGGATCATGCCTATTTTACTCGGTATATTTTTAGCATGCTATTAACTAAAAAAATGTGCTAATaggattttataaatattattagttaataactaaaattatcgaGCATGCTTTCTTTTATTACAATAACCTTAGTAATTAAAATTGTCTTCATAtgtctaaataatgaaatttgccCTCCATATTATTCatgtttttatatttatgatatcTATGTCTGATTGTATGCACACACATAATTATTATGACCTTCACAacttatctgtgttttcaagcatactaattaattaatctggAGGTTTGCTTGAGATTTTGTGTGTTAACTATTTGTACTATCtattttgtttgacgatgtgtctaattaggatgcctatattttcttttgtctAAAGCCCACCCTAATAGTACATCCAATGcatcttggatattaagtttgGACGATAGACACGCTTTAGGACGTTAgttcttatttcttttagatcgttttaggattataataacaaatgaacataggaggggtaggggtggATAGACCCTTCAAAAATGATGGAAGTCGAtccgagcagaaaaatgacaaaacactatatttttgtctttcgaTTAACAAGCCGACATTGATCTGAAgaatataaatacataaatatttttatccttactacttttaaatattttcgtttgtatatatttggggttgtttaatatttaaaaaaaagaacagaAATAATTCCTATTAGGCatcactatttttttattatttcatttgcctttactcttatttaattagttgattatatttatttatcctataataattctaacattaattgtttagtttaacttaattaaatctcttgaacagaaacatttttttatgatcttttgtttcatttaaatgatttatttaaattatccctcctttatttaatcattttcatACAAAGTCTATTTTTCCTATAAATTATCCTAAatgtttaaaatttatattcctttcaaattgtttaatgctTTCATTATTGTTAAAcacatttttccaaagttagtcaaataattttcaaatcatcggacaaccacatgttagcggctattttaagtgttaaaaccttcttaaaatcgtaatatgaacctcgtacctttttctctgaatttttaagaattaaatctattagggtcttttaaattaaatttatttaaaaaattaagtggcgactcttcttttactaaaattaattttttctctataaaattgaaattaattttaaaccttcTTTTTCCGACAAAATAGAAATGACAACTCTTCTGGGGACTTAATTAgattctaaccattagatttgattatttatttgactaattgtttgggtttgtaataattagtaattattGCTTTCATTAATTGCATAATTATGtgattaatttatatattaaactgTCATTtgcattttatgatattttcctatttaatgtatagtatattaaagaacgGTTTTACAGAATCGCAGCCGGGCTTTTTCTACTTAACTCTTTTCGGAACGATCGATAATTTATTGATACGTCATGCATCCAATGGTTGTCGTAAGTTCCAGCctgagttgtccgcttgggttacCAGTCTTGCAAATGTCACTCTTAGTCAACTAGTGTagagcaaaaccaaaaccatgatttagtgcattggcctaagacgacccaatacccaaggcgtattgggcccattagaagCCCACCTTGTGCCTATTTGTCCCACTGGACAATAAAAGACAATCATGCTTATGTGTTtaattgaaggatgtatatattatttttaaacaaatCAATTATCCAATGGGGTGGGaataacttattttctttcttgtagGATGGACCCAATAGACGAACCCTTAAGAATCCGAACGGTGACTCTACCTCATCTTTACCTCCGAGTGTGGTAGAAATTTATGAACAACGAAGATAAGTAAAAGGTTCGAAGTCACATATGCCATAGTGACCTCcttattcccaaaatatgggaTTTCGACAAGATCAAGGAAGAACTTTCACTTGTCAAAGCTAAATGGATGGACAGGCTTTCCGGACCAAACATTCCACTTCAAAAACTTTACACTCGATTTGGACGAGCAAGAGCTTTCGAAAAGTACCAAGACTAATTTTTCTCAAAGGAAAAATGGAAGGAAATACGTCCCTTTGAGTTTGCAATATGCCTACTTGGGACAATGGTATTTCCCCAAGGCCCAAACTATACTATCCATCCACGTGTAGTAATGGTCACTCATGTCATCTTCAATGGGGTAAACTACAGGTCCGCAATCAAGTACTATACTTTGGTGCCCATGATTCTTACAGACATTTATCGAGCATTGGATAAGTGTAAAAATGGTGGACGGTTCTTTCAGGGATGTAATCTGATACTTCAGTGGTAGAGGATGAGACACTTACTCAAATCTCATGACCCAGACCATCCAGATCCTTTGAGACGACCAGACAAACTTGAAGGTCACAGTTGGTGGTTATATTGTAATCATTTTCACAGAATTGGAGGTCCAAAATTCTGATATCCAAAGCTTCAGGGATTAATAGAAGAAAACGTTCAATGGTCAATCGAGAGTATGGTGCTACCAGAGTAAATAACAACTTGAGGGGAAAAGGTCCCTTACTTGATATTAACCGGATTGAGAGGAACCCAATCGTATGCCCCCACTCGAGTCCTTAGACAACTAGAAGGAAAATAGGAACTTCCA
It contains:
- the LOC129895907 gene encoding uncharacterized protein LOC129895907, producing the protein NNNNNNNNNNNNNNNNNNNNNNNNNNNNNNNNNNNNKNNNNNNNNNNKNNNNNNNNNNNNNNNNNNNNNNNNNNNNNNNNNKNNNNNNNNNNNNNNNNNNNNNNNNNNKNKNKNNKNKNKNNNNNNNKNNNKNNNNNNNNNNNNNNNNNNNNNNNNNKKKKKNKNKNKNKNKNNNNNNNKNNNNNNNNNNNNNNNKNNNNNNNNNNNNNNNNNNNNNNKNNNNNNNNNNNNNNNNNNNNNNNNNNNNNNNNNNNNNNKNNNNNNNNKKKKKNNNNNNNNNNNNNKKKKKNNNNKNNNNKNNNNNNNNNNNYNNNKKKKKKKKKKNNNNNNNKNNNNNNNNNNNNNNKNNNNNNNNNNNNNNNNNNNNNNKNNNNNNNNNHHHHHHHHHHHNNNNNNNNNNNNNNNNNNNNNNNNNNNNNNNKNNNNNKNNNNNNKNKNNNNNNNNNNNNNNNNNNNNNNNNNNNNNNNNNNNNNNNNNNNNNNNNNNNNNNNNNNNNNNNNNNNNSNNNNNNNNNKNNINNNNNKNNN